The Bacteroidetes bacterium SB0662_bin_6 genome includes a region encoding these proteins:
- a CDS encoding methylated-DNA--[protein]-cysteine S-methyltransferase, which yields MDPLAEQLARELSEWFAGARRDFDLPLALRGTPFQRSVWEALRAIPYGAVQSYGELAKSLGKPDAVRAVGAANGRNPVSIVVPCHRVIGANGSLTGYAGGLERKRFLLALEQGQAPEAQGELFG from the coding sequence ATGGACCCGCTGGCGGAGCAACTGGCACGGGAACTCAGCGAGTGGTTCGCCGGAGCGCGCCGGGATTTCGACCTGCCGCTTGCCCTGCGCGGAACGCCATTCCAGCGAAGCGTATGGGAGGCGCTCCGCGCCATACCGTACGGAGCCGTGCAATCCTACGGGGAATTGGCGAAATCGCTCGGCAAACCCGACGCGGTGCGAGCGGTAGGCGCCGCCAACGGGCGCAACCCGGTCTCCATCGTCGTACCGTGCCACCGGGTGATCGGCGCAAACGGCTCGCTGACCGGCTATGCAGGCGGCCTGGAGCGGAAACGCTTCCTGCTCGCCCTCGAACAGGGTCAGGCGCCGGAAGCACAGGGGGAATTGTTCGGGTAG
- a CDS encoding N-6 DNA methylase — protein sequence MALIGNYYLVLPEDWLFPGHGNVMDGKRRAEEYFEIHGTYDGAEYKIEEFIRQWVLAQLLEAYRYPVHWIGERIVVEELVKMGSTEKEADVSIKNANHRTFLYVETKSRGISDSEFTEAERQLETYLASTHTATIGMVTDGERVKAIRKKVDPNDFEYIPDLPSYGLKPSIRAQLVRELPDNIGEGRSTGLKVLDNDYERVLFDCHSASRDADGLHADEALDEICKVIYAKIFDERNVTKQAEGTPFRFQTFGASNASEVASNIRVLYEEARNTDIEVYSKRIPGYERSRGVFKNQLRLSDVALYRVVERLQEFSLIDSKADIKGRAFQKILGPAIRAGMGQYFTPDPIVELAIGIVQPRATDLILDPFCGSAHFLTKALKFVVENQSHSLTPHALHEFKFFHLHGIDKSDRMVRVAMTDMMLHDDGHTNIRNQDALLSFDNYPDVIALRDDGNQDPAIFDIVLTNPPFGSIMKQEVIEMLGRFDLGHKRKSLPLEILGLERSLQFLKPGGRLAIVLPEHLTKGKRALFVRKWVHEIASIKAIFFFPEDAFTPFGAMVKTCLCVFQKLKEGERPTDSQPAFLCEIENLGYEATGKAKTGTEVPAAIAAFHAQVGWR from the coding sequence ATGGCTTTGATAGGCAATTATTATCTGGTTCTGCCTGAAGACTGGCTGTTTCCCGGCCACGGCAATGTGATGGACGGTAAGCGTCGAGCCGAAGAATATTTCGAAATTCACGGCACCTACGACGGTGCCGAGTACAAGATTGAGGAGTTCATTCGCCAATGGGTCCTGGCTCAACTTCTTGAAGCATACAGGTATCCCGTCCATTGGATCGGAGAGCGGATCGTTGTCGAGGAACTTGTAAAGATGGGCTCCACTGAGAAAGAGGCTGATGTTTCTATCAAAAACGCGAATCACCGCACGTTCCTATATGTGGAAACCAAGAGTCGCGGAATTTCTGACAGCGAGTTCACAGAAGCGGAGCGACAGCTCGAAACATATCTTGCCTCCACACATACCGCGACCATCGGCATGGTGACTGATGGTGAACGGGTCAAGGCCATTCGTAAGAAGGTCGATCCCAATGACTTTGAGTACATTCCTGACTTACCATCCTATGGTCTGAAACCGTCGATTAGGGCGCAATTGGTGCGCGAGTTGCCCGATAATATTGGAGAGGGCCGAAGCACTGGATTAAAGGTGCTGGATAACGACTACGAGCGTGTTTTATTTGACTGTCACAGTGCATCGCGTGATGCGGATGGATTACATGCCGATGAGGCCTTGGACGAAATTTGCAAAGTGATCTACGCAAAGATATTCGACGAACGTAATGTTACCAAACAGGCTGAGGGTACTCCGTTTCGATTTCAGACATTTGGAGCCAGCAACGCATCAGAAGTCGCATCAAATATTCGGGTGCTCTACGAAGAGGCGCGGAACACTGATATCGAGGTGTATTCTAAGCGGATTCCGGGCTACGAGAGATCGCGAGGAGTTTTCAAGAATCAGCTGCGCTTGTCAGACGTGGCTCTGTATCGCGTAGTGGAGCGCTTGCAGGAATTTTCTCTCATTGATAGCAAGGCAGACATAAAAGGTAGGGCATTCCAGAAAATCCTCGGGCCCGCAATTCGGGCTGGAATGGGACAATACTTCACGCCTGATCCCATCGTAGAATTGGCAATAGGCATCGTACAGCCACGGGCTACAGACCTCATTCTTGATCCGTTCTGCGGCTCAGCACACTTTCTGACCAAGGCGCTGAAGTTCGTGGTGGAGAATCAAAGTCATTCTCTTACACCGCACGCGTTGCACGAATTCAAATTTTTCCATCTGCATGGGATTGACAAATCTGACCGGATGGTGCGTGTTGCAATGACAGACATGATGCTGCACGATGATGGCCACACAAATATCAGAAATCAAGACGCTCTATTGAGTTTTGACAATTACCCTGATGTGATCGCTTTGCGCGATGACGGCAACCAAGATCCAGCAATCTTCGATATTGTCCTTACTAACCCACCGTTTGGGAGCATCATGAAACAAGAGGTCATAGAGATGCTCGGTCGTTTCGACTTGGGCCACAAGAGGAAGTCTCTGCCACTTGAAATACTAGGTTTGGAGCGGAGCCTGCAATTTCTAAAGCCGGGTGGAAGGTTGGCGATTGTGTTGCCTGAGCATTTGACGAAGGGCAAGAGAGCGTTATTTGTGCGGAAGTGGGTACATGAAATTGCCAGTATCAAGGCCATCTTCTTCTTTCCAGAGGACGCATTTACTCCGTTCGGCGCAATGGTCAAGACATGCTTGTGCGTCTTTCAAAAGCTCAAGGAAGGCGAAAGGCCCACCGATTCTCAACCTGCGTTCCTGTGTGAGATCGAGAACCTTGGGTACGAAGCGACCGGGAAAGCGAAGACGGGTACCGAGGTGCCAGCCGCCATTGCGGCATTCCATGCACAGGTGGGGTGGAGATGA
- a CDS encoding ATP-binding cassette domain-containing protein: protein MTTRIGEVLVNGCDWNEFSVTGWRDMLGVVPQNVRIFSGTLVDNIRLGLAIDPQEAMRKCEELGLSGFFDTLPGGYLTLVGEGGAALSGGQQQLVGLARALVRDPQVLLLDEPTSAMDSTTAQQAMDMLDRYRKDCIAIVASHSAAFLPRADRVYRIEQGTFRPDFTPLDRLRPVGS, encoded by the coding sequence ATTACAACCCGAATCGGCGAGGTGCTGGTTAACGGGTGCGACTGGAACGAATTTTCCGTGACCGGATGGCGGGATATGCTTGGCGTGGTGCCTCAGAATGTCCGGATATTCAGCGGCACGCTGGTCGACAACATCCGGCTGGGTCTTGCAATCGACCCGCAGGAAGCCATGCGGAAATGCGAGGAACTCGGACTCTCCGGCTTTTTCGACACGTTGCCTGGCGGGTACCTGACCCTTGTGGGAGAAGGGGGCGCTGCGCTTTCCGGTGGACAGCAGCAACTGGTGGGTCTGGCGCGGGCGCTGGTGCGCGATCCGCAGGTGCTCCTTCTCGACGAGCCCACTTCCGCCATGGACAGCACGACGGCGCAGCAGGCCATGGATATGCTGGATCGCTACCGCAAGGATTGCATTGCGATCGTGGCCTCGCATTCGGCTGCGTTCCTGCCGCGGGCCGACCGCGTGTATCGCATCGAGCAGGGGACGTTCCGTCCGGATTTCACCCCGCTTGACCGGCTCCGGCCGGTCGGGAGCTGA
- a CDS encoding sel1 repeat family protein, with the protein MKGSELDDYRRGKMYERGLGGFPQDFPKAMECFRRVADEQNHPGAQFTLSMMLFLKWLILLDDTDYEEGKKWLYRAEDQGFGEAVELKSSFDKFDRNPSPHTRKHFMRMLREYLGMTGMEKSNWRVFFEQMSDISP; encoded by the coding sequence ATGAAGGGCTCTGAATTAGACGATTACAGGCGTGGCAAAATGTATGAAAGGGGGCTTGGGGGCTTCCCACAAGACTTCCCCAAGGCAATGGAATGCTTCCGCCGCGTAGCAGATGAACAGAATCATCCGGGGGCACAATTCACATTGAGCATGATGCTATTTCTCAAGTGGCTCATACTCCTTGACGATACGGACTACGAGGAAGGGAAAAAATGGCTCTATCGGGCAGAAGATCAGGGATTTGGGGAAGCGGTAGAGTTGAAATCATCATTTGACAAGTTCGACAGAAACCCTTCCCCGCATACACGCAAACACTTTATGCGAATGCTCCGGGAGTATTTAGGCATGACCGGCATGGAAAAGAGTAACTGGAGGGTGTTCTTTGAACAGATGTCCGACATAAGCCCATAA
- a CDS encoding restriction endonuclease subunit S — MEMKILLKNSKELQSAGRWDIDFHLPPEGILKFSKSLLRRVDQVADIVKDKRDPTREPDKGFRYIDISSVDVAIGVVTNPQDIEGSEAPSRARKVVRAFDLVVSTCRPTRGAIAVVPVKLHDQIASTAFSIVRAHDDVNPFYLHYALRLPSTLEQFRKWSTGSSYPAILDSDVKKTIIPVPTIEEQDAIAAKVVAALREYRKAIRVANRDWSKALEEITGSLSGQQAYRPTAVIEEELDAVLLTDVQARLAELPPIST; from the coding sequence GTGGAGATGAAGATTCTACTTAAGAATTCTAAGGAGCTACAGAGTGCCGGTCGTTGGGACATAGATTTCCACCTGCCGCCCGAAGGCATCCTCAAATTTTCGAAGAGTCTTCTAAGGCGCGTTGATCAAGTCGCAGATATAGTTAAGGATAAACGTGATCCAACAAGGGAACCGGACAAAGGATTCCGATACATTGATATCTCTTCAGTGGATGTAGCTATCGGAGTAGTGACAAACCCACAGGACATCGAAGGCTCGGAAGCTCCATCCCGCGCACGAAAAGTAGTGCGAGCGTTTGATCTCGTGGTCTCTACATGCCGGCCAACACGAGGTGCTATTGCTGTTGTGCCCGTGAAGCTACACGATCAAATTGCATCAACGGCCTTTTCCATCGTGCGTGCACATGATGATGTCAACCCGTTTTACCTTCATTACGCATTGCGCCTCCCCAGTACTTTGGAGCAATTTCGAAAGTGGAGCACCGGTTCAAGTTATCCGGCTATTCTTGACAGCGATGTTAAAAAGACAATCATCCCGGTACCCACAATTGAAGAGCAGGACGCAATCGCAGCGAAGGTGGTCGCTGCCTTACGCGAATACAGAAAAGCAATCCGTGTCGCCAATAGAGATTGGAGCAAGGCCCTTGAGGAAATCACTGGGTCTCTCAGCGGTCAGCAGGCTTATAGACCAACGGCCGTTATAGAAGAAGAATTGGATGCAGTTTTACTGACTGATGTCCAAGCGAGGTTGGCTGAGCTACCACCAATTTCCACGTAG